GTAACGGCAACCTGTTTTCATTTGGAATTAACCTATAGAGGGATCGCTCCTCCCCCATATTCACTGgtacattcctataaaaataggaacgtgccagtatcactttaatgaaactcaggaattcagatcagctgggacaaagataagaaatgtatcaattttggaACAGCTTACAGGGTGGACGACCCcttctcagagctgctttagaaggtaaattacactgtacacttcaatattataaaaactgtcacacatagaaaatagaaagtaattggtaaaagtctttaattctggtgaactatctgaaaccaactgaactaaagagtggaaggtgaacaaccccgttaagcGTGTAGAATCTGTGGCGCCCAATTAAAATGGTATGTCGGTGTAGTTTCTGGTCAGCTCTTGGGCCTTTGtgttgggttattgggtagattGCATGTGTGGTTACTGCTACAGATTGacttctggcagctcagtgataaCTTGTTCTTGCAACCTCTGCTATTGTGCATTATAGCTCACTGGTGGATCTAGAGAgggatttgtctttttttatagctgtttattaaactatatacatataattgaaatccatcacttttttttttttttttttttaaccctcagGTGAATGTTCCCAAGACCCGCCGGACCTACTGCAAGAAATGTGGCAGGCATCAGCCACACAAAGTGACCCAATACAAGAAGGGCAAGGATTCTCTGTACGCCCAGGGTAAGAACAGATCTTATTGTTTGGTTTGAAGAGACTACTCCCTGAGATATTCTTAACTTAAACTAGTTATTCTAATGTTAAGGATCTTTTCAGTATAAGGtaaaattttctgtttttaaagttaaactttaggctaacatttagtatgttatagaatggccaattctgaacagtttttcaattgatcattatttgttatagtttttaaagggtggttcaccttcaaacaactagttgttttcagatagatcactagaaataatAACTtaacaatgactttctattttctatgtgtcagtttttctaatattgaagtgtaaagtgtcatttttcaccttctgaagcagccctgggtgggggtcgccaaccctgtaaactgttctaaatggatacatttagttgatacatttcttatctttgtccctgctgagcagaatctctaggtttcattacaggcagccgttagaattgatacaatagttgctaatactccagagatgctgctgagaaatgtatcaactaaattttgcaaaattgtaacagttcagagtctgctcctgaattactgagctgccagactcaaacaccaggaacaggaacattcaactttaaactcagattttggaaaaacagtaaaaaataaattatgaaaaaattgaaaaaagtctatttctggggaacaatttaaaaactgcattaaaaaaaaaagtttggaaggtgaacaacccctttaaaggagacattttgtgtaaaaaaaaaaaaaaaagtgtattgtactcatttagatatagaattgtgcttaaaaaaaagcactgaggcggatttattgaatatttctgcaaaaaccccaaTAATCCCTTCCTGTAGCAGGAATCCATTTTCCTTCTTGTCTGTTCATCAGCAGGCTTCTGTTTCATTGTTTcagaagccagctgcaagaactATTGCAGGCAATTGTATAATTCAACAGTGGTTGATAGATATAGTATTGGTTTCTCTTAGATGTAATTTGTCCCTGTTAAGTTTGGGTATTTTAACagcttttcagttttttaataattgtattgCTCGCAGTTGGTTCTGATTTCAGGAGTCTTACACCTATGTaacgttttgcttttttttataggaaaaaggCGTTATGACCGCAAACAAAGCGGCTATGGTGGCCAGACCAAGCCAATTTTCAGAAAGAAGGTGAGTGTCACTACAAACACAACCTTGAACAAAACAGCCTGagctcatgtttttttatttttttgccataaaacagCCGTTTAGCCTTCTGTATCTGATAACAATAGAAAATAGCAAGTCTTTATGTAACCTGCTACATCCTGGGCAAGGTTACACAAATCCCATGTACACCAAACATGGCAAACTTCTTGTATTCTGTAACATAAACATTGCAAAGAAAATCATTACAATGAGGGCTCACAGTCCTGTACTGAACTTGCACTGCCCAGTGTTGTGGTGCAGTCTAAAGCCTGTGTGACTAATCTTTGGCACTGTAGTGTGCTAGGATGTTGACTcctaaaatatattgttactgccaACTAAGGTTTTGTTGATCTGGACTAAATCTGTCAACTTTTCGGGGATAGTATACAATGCACCTGTCAGGCTTGTCACAGATATGTAAATTGCCCTTTATCTATCGGTTCTAATAGCTATCATGTTTCTTTAATTTCCGTATTTACCCCATAATCAGTGTCTTTGTAAAAAATCTTATAGGGCTTTGTTGTTTGATCTTTCATGTTGAGCAACTATTGCATCAGAGTGTGCGCCTATGCGGGCCCACGAGGGAGGACTGCATTAATGTGCCCATACAGTCTCACTGAAAAATATCTGGATCTGTCGGGGAGGCCCAATATACTGGCAGAAAAGATGTCAGCACTTTCTGTAGAGGCCCAGTTGGCAGTTTAaatctgcctgtttttgaccagaTTTAGACCTTTAATTTTTGTGTAAAACTTGACTGAAATTTGGATGTTGCATCAAaacccattccccccccccaatctgaTATTGCTTCTCGGTGGGTTAAAGAAGAATGGGGATACAGTAAAATctttcagggaaaaaaacacaagcctAAAGTCGGTCTACTCTGTTGGAGAGCATTATGCAACTGTCCTGTATGTTGGACATTTTCTTGGCTGTCTCCTAGCTTGGTGGAGAAAATGCCAGTCTGCACTATTCGGCCACATAGAGAAACTACATTTATCCAGTCTTACCACTTGTCAGTAATTAGAGATCAGACACAAGCACTTGCTGGCAGCCATCATCTCCCACTTTTCCAATGTGGTTGCTTCAAATAGTCAACCTTGGGTAATACATATGGAGCAATGAAGGGCTAGTTAACTCCAGAGAGGGATCTTTGTTGATAAATTCTGCAACTTATTGAACTTGCCAAACCATAACATAAGGTAGGTTTAGACATTTAATTTTAGTCTTAATAAATACTACAGACTGGTCCAGAAGGAGGCAAATGGCTGCATTACCCTAGCAGACCCTCTAGTTTTGGAAAATGCCAATAACCTGTTAAGTTAGCATCATTGTCCGTTTGTGTTTTTGCAatgaatgatttcatttttcatcAACATAATGTTTTTGTTAATAGGCTAAGACCACAAAGAAGATTGTCTTGAGACTGGAGTGTGTTGACTCAAACTGCCGATCAAAGAGAATGCTGGCAATCAAGCGATGCAAGCACTTTGAATTGGGAGGGGACAAGAAGAGAAAGGTGAGTTCGATGGAACTAGGCTGTTAAGGGCTATAGTTTGATGTGCCAGCAATTAAAGTTGCTGTCACAAGAAAGAGAGGAATTTGTGTGTTAAATACTGTAGTCTGCAGAGGAAGCTccaatagtttatatataaatcagtatgaaatatggaatatattatggCTTTAGTAGCTACAGTTAGCGGTATAGAGTGACCTGAACCTAAGGCAAGATTTGTTTGAATGGGGAAGAATAATCTTTTATATAACTTAACAAGTATTCATAGTGTGCTAACATTCAACAGTGCTGTAATATTTTTGTCTTACCGACCTTTTAATGAGGTTGATAAATGCTGGGCCATCATATCACAAGTAAGCAGATTCCCatgtatatatttctgctttCATCATGCCTGTAAAACTTCTTGTGTATGAGATCTCTGTTTAGAAGAGTCTCTGCTGATATCTTAATATAGACTGCAGCATTCCTGGGTACAGCCCAATATCTAGGAAATTACCTTAAATGTAGGTGTCAATATTGAAACTGTAAGGGTAgatgttaaactggccatacacagacttGGGTAAGAATTGTCCGTTTTGGAACTAATCTAACACAAAATCTCCAGTCTAAacaatagtgtttgaattatgtGAGCAACACCCAGTATTTTATGTAGTTTGCCTTTTAGCTGTCTGGatcttgcaaatgtttttcagtttgaCAATTTAATActaatgctgcttttttttttttctcccctcttcttttttttttttttttttttagggtcaaGTCATCCAGTTCTAATTTGTTTATGCAGTTtctaaatattgcaataaaattcaTCCTAGATGTTGCCAGAGTTCATTATTTCAGTGGCTTGTTTCCTGATTCTGAAATTCAATCATTATTTTCACTTGAGCCAGTCATACCTTTATGTACAGTAGGTTTGGGGGCCAATAGTTCTGgttctattaaaagaaaaataaattttggaGAAATGTAGTAGCATGTTTACATCTAAGCACTCTATATTAAAGGTCCTGTCTTAAAGGGAGCACTGTGTGTTATGGTCAGGTCGTGGGCTAGAGTACAAGGAGCTGGGCAGAGATTTGTAAGGCCTCCAGTTCCATAAATGTTCTATAATTGCAGTATAGATTTGGTGCAgttttttaaaggaactgttcagtgtaaaaataaaaactgggtaaataaataggctgtgcaaaataaaaaatgtttctaatagttagccaaaaatgtaatgtataaaggctggagtgatttgatgtataacatgtcagtcagaacactacttcctgcttttcagctctcttggttaacgctgactggttaccctggctaccaggcagtaaccaatcagagacttgatgggggggggcgcacatgggtcatttctgttgcttttgaatctgagctgaatgctgaggatcaattacaaactcactgaacagaaatgtaccatgtggccccccttcaagtcgctgactagctcagagttatagagctgaaaagtaggaagttggattctggctgttttattagacatctgttcactccagcctttatatattacatttttggctaactatatttgaaatatttattttgcatctatttacagtttttattttcacactgaacaattcctttaaggtgggcAATTTCagcctttgtttttgttttttctccctTTCATCTATTTTTCTAGGCAGCTTAAAAAGGTATTTCTCATAATTAACTTGTTACAATCTATTACCGTAAGTGGTTTTATAAAGCATTTTGCAGTTAGTCTTAAACATGAATAGAACCA
The sequence above is a segment of the Xenopus laevis strain J_2021 chromosome 8L, Xenopus_laevis_v10.1, whole genome shotgun sequence genome. Coding sequences within it:
- the rpl36a.L gene encoding ribosomal protein L36a L homeolog; translation: MVNVPKTRRTYCKKCGRHQPHKVTQYKKGKDSLYAQGKRRYDRKQSGYGGQTKPIFRKKAKTTKKIVLRLECVDSNCRSKRMLAIKRCKHFELGGDKKRKGQVIQF
- the rpl36a.L gene encoding ribosomal protein L36a L homeolog isoform X1, which translates into the protein MPECATAVNVPKTRRTYCKKCGRHQPHKVTQYKKGKDSLYAQGKRRYDRKQSGYGGQTKPIFRKKAKTTKKIVLRLECVDSNCRSKRMLAIKRCKHFELGGDKKRKGQVIQF